One Stratiformator vulcanicus genomic window, CCGTTGCGGTTCACCTATTTCGGTTTCGGATGGGTTCCCATGCTCCCCGACCCGTGGCTGACGGGTGTCTTCTACGCGCTCGGGGGCCTCGGGATTTGCGTGGCCGCGGGGCTGCTGTATCGCATCACGATGCCGCTGCTGTTTTTGACATTCAGCTACATCTTCCTGCTGGACCAGTCTAATTACCTCAACCACTTTTATCTGGTGGTCATCATCTGCGGGTTGATGTGCTTGCTGCCGGCGTATCGAGCGTTCTCTCTCGACGCAAAGCTCTTTCCGGCAATCCGATCGCAGACCATGCCGCGATGGGTCCGCGAACTCCTTCGCTTTCAAATCGGTGTCGCGTACTTCTTCGGCGGGATCGCCAAGCTCAATCCCGATTGGCTCTCGGGCATTCCGATGCAATTGATGCTGATGGCGAACGACGACTTCCCGCTCGTCCGACCATTTTTCGGCGAAGTTTGGGTCGCGCTGCTCTTCGCGTACGGCGGACTGCTGCTCGATCTGCTGATTGTGCCGGCGCTGTGGTGGAAGCCGACACGAATCCCGGCACTCCTTGTGGCGGCTTCGTTCCATCTGATGAACGACATGCTGTTTCGGATCGGCATCTTCCCGTGGTTCATGCTCGCGGCGACGGTGATCCTTTGGCCGCCCTTCCCGCTCAGGCCGCTCGCCCTGCTGCGGATCTACGGTAGTTTGATCGTCATCCGACAGATTCTCGGCATTTTGGAGATCACCGATGAGGCTGTTCCGATGGAGAACGCCGTCGTCGCCGGACTCAGCGCGGCCGCGCTGAGCCTGTTCCTTTTTCGAAGATCGCGGCTGATCGGGCTGATCGGTTTCATTGCGATCCAAGTCGTCGGTGCCCTCCTGTTTGACGTCGCCGTGCCCGGTATTCTGTTCGAGCCGCAATGGGCGGGACTGGCGTTGCTACTGGTCTCAGCAATCGCCGCGGCGGTCCTGCTCTTTCCCCCACGAGCCCTTCGCGACCTCTCCGTGAGTCAGGAGCAGATGCCTCAACCGCTAAAAGATCGCTCCCCGGCACGGCAGGGACGTTGGGGGCAAACCGTCGTCCTGACAGGGTTGGTCCTACTCATGACTTGGCAGTGCCTCATGCCGCTAAGGCATTGGCTCTATCCGGGTGACGTCAGTTGGACCGAGGAAGGACACAAATATGCCTGGCACATGAAGCTGCGGGTGAAGGTCGCAGACTACGCTCACTTCTTCATCGTGGGAGAGGACGGCCGAACGCTGGCGGACGTGCCGATCTTCACGCCCGGCACCGACTTTCGCTACGACCGGCGCGGCGGAGCGGGCAACAAGGCGGATCGCGAGGCCGCGTTCGAGCAGTGGATCGACGACTTCATCGCACGGACGCAATTAACACCGCGGCAGGCTTCGACGATGTCGACCCGTCCCGAATTGATCCGGCAGTACGCGCATCAGTTGGCCGAGCGATTCGAAGAGGAATTCGCCGCGCCTGTCGGAGTGACGGCCAATATCGCGGTCTCCCTCAATGCCCGAGAGCCGCAGCTCCTGGTTTCGCCGGACGCTGATCTCTCGCAGAAGAATGCGACGTGGGCCCCGGCGGATTGGATTCTGCCAAACGAAGCCCTGCGGCCCGAGATTCGCCGATGGGATTAGCGAGACGCGGATGAGTTTAGCGGATTTGTAAGGCGTCTCGATCCGCTTACTTCGTGCGCGGCTTGTATTCGGCGATTTTCTATTTTCGGCGGGCACTGACCCCGCGACGTGATCGGGGCTGAATTGCGGCTGGTACCGGCCTCGTTCACAATGCGCAGTTCATTGAGCAAGCGGGCCGTCGGCGGCGTTCGTCGATGTCGGCCGGAAGTTGACGTGGGGCGAACGCGCCGGGGCTGCCAAGGATGAGCGACGAGCGCATTGGTGACTACGTGCTGGGGACCGTTTTGGGCCGCGGCACCGTGGGGACGGTCTATCGGGCGGTCCACCACAAAACGGGCGAGGCGGTGGCGCTCAAGGTCCTGCTGCCGCAGGTCTCCGAAGATGAAGACATCGTCGCGAGGTTCAACCGCGAGATCGAAATCCTTGAGAGGCTCAGTCACCCGAACGTGATCGCCCTCCACAGTTGGGGCCGCCACAAGGGGCAGCTTTACTACACGATGGAACTCGTCGAGGGAGGCACGCTCAAGCAACTGCTCCGCAATAAGATCAGCCTGCAGTGGCAGGACGCCGTCGAGATCGGCTGGCAGGTCTGCAGCGCCCTGCAGCACCTGCATAATCACGGCGTGATCCATCGCGACTTGAAACCGGCCAACCTGTTCTTCGCCGACGACGGCACGGTCAAACTCGGCGACTTCGGCATCGCCCTCGATACCGGGGCGACCGAGCTGACGCAAAGCGGCCTGACCGTCGGAACTTACATGTATATGTCGCCGGAGCAGATCCGCGGCGAGCGGGCGATCGGCCCGAAGACCGACATCTACGCCCTCGGCTGTCTGATTTACGAAATGGTGACCGGGCGGCCGCCGTTTCAGGGCGAGAATTTCGCCCAAATCTTCGACCAGCACCTGCAAACGCCGCCGCCTCCCATTTCAATTTACGACCCGTCGATCCCCGAAGAACTCGACGACCTCGTGCAGTTGATGCTGAAGAAGAACCCGGAGAAACGGCCCTTCAACGCGCGAACCGTCCAGGGAATGTTGGCTGAAGTCACGATGAAATGGGACGAGTCGAACGGAAAACGTGAGAGCAAGCGGAAGTCTCGCCAGAAGCCAGACATTTGGGCGATCGAGCGCCGCAAGCCCATTTTGGCCGAACTGATTCGTGAGACGAGGCCCGCCGACGTCAGAACACCCAGTTGGCTCATGATCGCGGTGATCGTCCTCGTCGCGATCTTGCTGGCGACACTCGGCCAGTTCGTCTCTTGAAATCCCGTCGTCGTGACAAGCCCGCGCCGCGAGCAAGGGACTCCACCGAACGATTCTGCAATCGTCCTTAAATCGTCAATCGAAGCATCGCAAAGATCGCAGCTACGGCGATGGCGAACACGGCGAAGAGGACCAATGCGGAACGAATATCGCTCTTCTCCCGGCGACCGATCGCAATCATGCCGTCCGTCATCGCCGCGAAGAGCCGATCGCGGTCCGACTCGTCACTCAGGACCCGCACCTCGTAACGGGACCGCTCATCGTCTTTGAGAAAACCCGCAATCGACTGCCATTGCTCGGTCTCCCGGTGTTTCGCCTCGACGGCGAAGCGGAACAACTGAACCCAACCGGGTCGGCTGATCGCCGCCAGTTCCAACTCGGTGACCCGGGCAGACCGGCCGAAATATCCCGATGCGTCGAGCCAATCCCGCAGGTCGCGCTCCGTGACTCGATTGGCGATCAGAGGCATGACGGCTGAAAGGTGAGAGGTTGGTGGTGAGAGGTAAGTGAACGCGGTGCTCGGGTTCTAAGCTGCGTTACATGACGTCTGTCCCGCCCCTTAGATGTGGCAGCCGCTGCGGCCGGTCTTCTCGAAGTATTGCTGGTGGTAGTCTTCGGCCGGGTAGAACGTCGGAGCCGGTTCGATCAGCGTGACGATCTGTCGTCGGTGCCGACCCGATTCGTTTTGCACCGCCATCGACGTCCGGGCCGCTTCGAGTTGCCCCTCGTCGTGCCCGAAGATCACCGACCGGTATTGAGAGCCGTAATCGGGTCCCTGCCGATTCAGTTGTGTCGGGTCATGAATCTTCCAGAAGACGTCCAGCAAATGCTCGTAGCTGGCGATCTCCGGATCGAATTCGACCTCGGTCACTTCGGCGTGGCCGGTGCTGCCGGAGCAGACCTGCTTATATGTCGGGTTCTCCGACTCCCCACCGGCATAGCCGACGCGTGTCGAGACGACGCCATCCGTTTTGCGGAACGCATCTTCAACCCCCCAGAAACAGCCCGCGCCAAACGTTGCTTTTTCAGTTGCCATCGATTTCTCCTCGAAAGTCGTATTCCATCATACGCGCTACCAGGGCGGCGGCGAGTTGCGTCTTACCATTGTCAGCCCCTAAGCTCTCGATCGACGCTCGCTGACCTAACGGGAAATCAGAACGATGAGAGTTCTCCTGTCTTTCGCCGTGCTTTGCGGCATCGCGGTGTTCGCTGACGCCGAAGATCAATCGCGGCCCAACTTCCTCTTTCTCCTCAGCGACGACCACCGAGGTGACGTGCTCGGCTGCGCGGGGCATCCGATCATCAAGACGCCGAACATCGACCGTCTCGCCGCCGAGGGCGTCCGATTCGAGAACGCGTATGTCACGACCTCGATCTGCGCCGCGAGCCGGGCGTCGATTTTGACCGGGCTCGTTGAGCGGACGCACCAGTTTACGTTCGGCACCCCGCCGCTGCACTGGAGCTACTGCGCGATCAGTTATCCGAGGCTGCTGCACGGGGCCGGTTACTACACGGGATTCGTCGGGAAGATCGGCATTCATTACGACGCTTCCATGCAGAGCAAGATGTTTGATTTCTACCGTCCGATGG contains:
- a CDS encoding HTTM domain-containing protein is translated as MSAVTAPPPPDSSTMHASPPASWLFAPVSIATLVYFRIGLGLILLWESYRFLSSGWVQSLFLDPPLRFTYFGFGWVPMLPDPWLTGVFYALGGLGICVAAGLLYRITMPLLFLTFSYIFLLDQSNYLNHFYLVVIICGLMCLLPAYRAFSLDAKLFPAIRSQTMPRWVRELLRFQIGVAYFFGGIAKLNPDWLSGIPMQLMLMANDDFPLVRPFFGEVWVALLFAYGGLLLDLLIVPALWWKPTRIPALLVAASFHLMNDMLFRIGIFPWFMLAATVILWPPFPLRPLALLRIYGSLIVIRQILGILEITDEAVPMENAVVAGLSAAALSLFLFRRSRLIGLIGFIAIQVVGALLFDVAVPGILFEPQWAGLALLLVSAIAAAVLLFPPRALRDLSVSQEQMPQPLKDRSPARQGRWGQTVVLTGLVLLMTWQCLMPLRHWLYPGDVSWTEEGHKYAWHMKLRVKVADYAHFFIVGEDGRTLADVPIFTPGTDFRYDRRGGAGNKADREAAFEQWIDDFIARTQLTPRQASTMSTRPELIRQYAHQLAERFEEEFAAPVGVTANIAVSLNAREPQLLVSPDADLSQKNATWAPADWILPNEALRPEIRRWD
- a CDS encoding serine/threonine protein kinase, which encodes MSDERIGDYVLGTVLGRGTVGTVYRAVHHKTGEAVALKVLLPQVSEDEDIVARFNREIEILERLSHPNVIALHSWGRHKGQLYYTMELVEGGTLKQLLRNKISLQWQDAVEIGWQVCSALQHLHNHGVIHRDLKPANLFFADDGTVKLGDFGIALDTGATELTQSGLTVGTYMYMSPEQIRGERAIGPKTDIYALGCLIYEMVTGRPPFQGENFAQIFDQHLQTPPPPISIYDPSIPEELDDLVQLMLKKNPEKRPFNARTVQGMLAEVTMKWDESNGKRESKRKSRQKPDIWAIERRKPILAELIRETRPADVRTPSWLMIAVIVLVAILLATLGQFVS
- the msrA gene encoding peptide-methionine (S)-S-oxide reductase MsrA, with protein sequence MATEKATFGAGCFWGVEDAFRKTDGVVSTRVGYAGGESENPTYKQVCSGSTGHAEVTEVEFDPEIASYEHLLDVFWKIHDPTQLNRQGPDYGSQYRSVIFGHDEGQLEAARTSMAVQNESGRHRRQIVTLIEPAPTFYPAEDYHQQYFEKTGRSGCHI